From a single Phalacrocorax carbo chromosome 10, bPhaCar2.1, whole genome shotgun sequence genomic region:
- the KCNJ12 gene encoding ATP-sensitive inward rectifier potassium channel 12, translating to MTTGRVNPYSIVSSEEDGLRLTTMPGINGFGNGKIHTRRKCRNRFVKKNGQCNVEFTNMDDKPQRYIADMFTTCVDIRWRYMLLLFSLAFLVSWLLFGLIFWLIALIHGDLENPGGDDTFKPCVLQVNGFVAAFLFSIETQTTIGYGFRCVTEECPLAVFMVVVQSIVGCIIDSFMIGAIMAKMARPKKRAQTLLFSHNAVVAMRDGKLCLMWRVGNLRKSHIVEAHVRAQLIKPRITEEGEYIPLDQIDIDVGFDKGLDRIFLVSPITILHEINEDSPLFGISRQDLETDDFEIVVILEGMVEATAMTTQARSSYLASEILWGHRFEPVLFEEKNQYKVDYSHFHKTYEVPSTPRCSAKDLVENKFLLPSTNSFCYENELAFMSRDEEEEDDDSRGLEDLSPDNRHEFDRLQATIALDQRSYRRESEI from the coding sequence ATGACTACAGGCAGAGTCAACCCTTACAGCATCGTGTCCTCCGAGGAAGACGGGCTGAGGTTGACCACCATGCCAGGTATCAACGGCTTTGGCAATGGGAAAATCCATACCAGGAGGAAATGCAGGAACAGGTTTGTAAAGAAGAATGGTCAGTGCAATGTGGAGTTTACCAACATGGATGACAAACCGCAGAGGTATATTGCAGACATGTTCACCACGTGCGTTGACATCCGCTGGAGGTATATGCTCttgctcttttccctggcaTTTCTGGTGTCCTGGTTATTGTTTGGGCTGATTTTCTGGCTAATTGCACTCATTCACGGAGACCTAGAAAACCCAGGTGGAGACGATACCTTCAAGCCTTGCGTTCTGCAGGTCAATGGCTTTGtggctgcttttctgttctccATTGAGACCCAAACGACTATTGGTTACGGCTTCCGCTGCGTGACAGAGGAGTGCCCGCTTGCGGTCTTCATGGTGGTGGTTCAGTCCATCGTGGGGTGTATAATTGACTCTTTCATGATTGGTGCAATAATGGCAaagatggccaggcccaaaaAACGGGCCCAGACATTACTTTTCAGCCATAATGCAGTAGTGGCAATGAGAGATGGAAAACTCTGCCTGATGTGGAGAGTTGGGAACCTCCGAAAAAGCCACATAGTAGAAGCCCACGTGCGAGCTCAGCTAATTAAGCCCAGGATCACAGAAGAAGGGGAGTACATACCGCTCGACCAAATAGACATCGACGTGGGGTTTGATAAAGGCTTGGACCGTATCTTCTTGGTGTCTCCCATCACCATCCTCCATGAGATCAACGAAGACAGCCCCTTGTTTGGGATCAGCCGCCAGGACTTGGAGACAGATGACTTTGAGATCGTGGTCATCCTGGAAGGCATGGTAGAAGCCACCGCTATGACGACGCAAGCTCGGAGCTCCTACCTGGCCAGTGAGATCCTCTGGGGCCACCGCTTCGAGCCCGTCTTGTTTGAGGAGAAAAACCAGTACAAAGTAGACTATTCCCACTTCCACAAAACCTACGAGGTTCCATCCACCCCCCGATGCAGCGCCAAGGACTTGGTGGAGAACAAATTCTTGCTGCCCAGCACCAACTCCTTCTGCTATGAGAATGAGCTGGCCTTCATGAGCCGcgatgaggaagaggaagacgATGACAGCCGGGGTTTGGAGGACCTAAGCCCAGACAACAGGCACGAGTTTGATAGGCTTCAAGCTACCATAGCGTTGGATCAGAGGTCGTACAGGAGGGAGTCGGAAATATGA